The DNA segment TTAGCACACGAAGAATTAACAGATACAGATTTTGATGCCATTAGAGAAATAGGTAATGTCATACTAAATTCAATCGTGGGTGCTCTAGGAAACTTACTAGAGGTAAAACTGGACTATTCACTTCCAGAAGTACAGACTTTTTTTTATCCGGAACAAGAAGGGGAACTGTTTGAAGGAAAAGATCCTCATGTACTTATTATTAACAATTCTTTTTCAATAGAAGAATTCGAAACCCAAGGTGCCATCCTAATTGTTTTAGGATTAGATTCTATAGTGGAATTAACGGCCAAAATCAACGAAATATTATTGGATTTGGAGGATATATAAGTGTTGCAAAAAATGCTAGATAAA comes from the Tindallia californiensis genome and includes:
- a CDS encoding chemotaxis protein CheC gives rise to the protein MLNELQKEALREHMNIYVGQAASLLSDMLRKKITLTTPELFILSKSQNDRAIYEKMKPSFFNSHVVVSTLKFGSVFSGNAQLIFPRDKSQWLVKLVLGEIEDAGDVSEALAHEELTDTDFDAIREIGNVILNSIVGALGNLLEVKLDYSLPEVQTFFYPEQEGELFEGKDPHVLIINNSFSIEEFETQGAILIVLGLDSIVELTAKINEILLDLEDI